Genomic window (Candidatus Saccharibacteria bacterium oral taxon 488):
CACCCGTCCCGATCAACAACATATCTGTTATTGTCATACGCCGACGCATTTTTATTGGCGACACTATCAGGAATACTTGCGTCGACCGAGCTTTCGGCCGCGGTGGCTGGCGCGACTGGGCTTGCGGCTGCTGGTCCGGCCCCTCCGGCGACGTGATTATCAAGCAGCCCAGCACGTTGATGTTTTCTTGGCTAATTCCACCGCCATTCAAGCCGATATCAAGCAATTCTATGACCGGGACAGCATTGTCGTCTTTCCGCCGGTGCAAACAACCAGCTTTATGGCGCTCGCAAAAACCAGGCCGCGCTCCGTGACGCTACCTGACCGACCGCGCTGCCTGGTGTGGGGGCGACTGGTGCCGATGAAGCGGCTAGACTTGGTAATTCAAGCCTGCCAGCAGCTCGGTTGGCCACTCGACATTATGGGCGATGGGCCTGATCGTGAGCGGCTGGAGAAGCTGGCGGGTGACTCGACGCGCCTGCTTGGCTACGTCGGTGACGAGGCCCGGGCTACCGCCATTCAACAAGCCGACCTATTCCTATTTACCGCCCATGAAGACTTTGGTGTCGCACCAGTTGAGGCCTTGGCCGCTGGACTGCCGGTGGTAGCATACCAGGCCGGTGGCGCACTGGATTATATCAACCCTGGTAAGAACGGCTGGTTTTTCGCTGAACAAACCGTTGAGAGCTTGGTGGCAACGCTACAGACACTGCCTGGTCAACAGATCTCGCCGCGAACCATCGCCACCTCCGCCAAACCATTTGCTGAACATGCTTTTACACTCGCTATAAAGAAACTTGTAACCAACGAATGGAGGAACACTCATGCGCATCGCCATTGATGCTCGTACGCTACGGACGAGCACCGGCCGT
Coding sequences:
- a CDS encoding glycosyltransferase family 4 protein yields the protein MRTQPTIAIVHDWLYGGGAEQVVLALHRLYPDAPIYTSYCSRKWRKKLDNKVVTGYLQHWPFAQLRRLLPVLRQRWFARLDLGQFDIIISSSGNGEAKFIRTTRPDQQHICYCHTPTHFYWRHYQEYLRRPSFRPRWLARLGLRLLVRPLRRRDYQAAQHVDVFLANSTAIQADIKQFYDRDSIVVFPPVQTTSFMALAKTRPRSVTLPDRPRCLVWGRLVPMKRLDLVIQACQQLGWPLDIMGDGPDRERLEKLAGDSTRLLGYVGDEARATAIQQADLFLFTAHEDFGVAPVEALAAGLPVVAYQAGGALDYINPGKNGWFFAEQTVESLVATLQTLPGQQISPRTIATSAKPFAEHAFTLAIKKLVTNEWRNTHAHRH